From the Limosilactobacillus panis genome, one window contains:
- a CDS encoding RNA-binding protein codes for MKEENIKQHFRPNEGPFIDQVADWISTAIAQYRPVLTSFLNPRQRYIAQTIANRHDDQVRVTSNGGWSGAEMQRLLFYPPYYKPQDSDFDLQVLEVNYPTKFVELNHRQIMGTLIGEGMARNAFGDILGDQGRWQVVVTTSMAQYLRTSVHHVGRTKVKWLPVTDLAAVLTPVEDWEAVTTTVTSLRLDSIVAAGFNYSRNRAKTLIEHGMVRLNWEDITRPDEQVVVHDLISVRHAGRIRLDEDDGKTRKGKDKIRLSVVHA; via the coding sequence ATGAAAGAAGAAAATATTAAGCAGCATTTTCGACCGAACGAAGGACCCTTTATCGATCAAGTAGCGGACTGGATCAGCACGGCAATTGCCCAGTACCGACCGGTCCTCACTTCCTTTTTAAACCCCCGACAACGTTACATCGCACAAACGATTGCCAATCGTCACGATGATCAGGTCAGAGTGACTAGTAATGGTGGTTGGAGCGGTGCCGAAATGCAACGACTCCTGTTTTATCCGCCCTATTACAAGCCCCAGGATAGTGACTTTGATCTTCAAGTTTTAGAGGTTAACTATCCGACTAAGTTTGTGGAACTTAACCATCGGCAGATTATGGGAACGTTAATCGGCGAAGGAATGGCGCGTAATGCTTTTGGCGATATTTTAGGCGACCAGGGACGATGGCAAGTTGTGGTGACAACTTCCATGGCCCAGTATTTACGGACAAGTGTGCACCATGTTGGCCGGACAAAAGTTAAGTGGCTACCGGTAACCGATTTGGCAGCGGTGTTAACTCCCGTTGAAGATTGGGAAGCGGTGACGACCACTGTAACCTCTTTACGCCTGGATAGCATCGTGGCGGCCGGCTTTAATTACTCTCGTAACCGGGCGAAGACGTTGATTGAGCACGGCATGGTCCGGCTTAATTGGGAGGACATTACCCGGCCGGATGAGCAGGTCGTTGTCCATGACCTAATCTCGGTCCGCCATGCTGGTCGCATACGGCTAGATGAAGATGATGGCAAGACACGGAAGGGTAAAGATAAAATTAGACTGTCAGTTGTGCATGCATAG
- a CDS encoding DivIVA domain-containing protein: MALTVEQINKQNFSTKMRGFNQEEVTNFIQEVSQTVQELTEENHALKETVKADEEKLKYFSELKDSLNKSILVAQEAADKVKSNAKREADIMVREAQKQATDIVSEANEKSNQVIDHTTEEARKLTTETNDLKKQTRIFRQRLQVMLESQLEVVKSDEWDKLLADDNPEQYDEIQKMFGNDLDKNSSESVESTAISSASPADENFADQPAVEPESSAPTGPEPAKQPAASEQPVVPADSGETVVVFPDSDEEKN; the protein is encoded by the coding sequence ATGGCTTTAACTGTGGAACAAATTAATAAACAAAACTTTTCAACTAAAATGCGGGGCTTCAACCAGGAGGAAGTTACGAACTTCATTCAAGAAGTTTCCCAAACGGTTCAAGAATTAACTGAAGAAAATCATGCATTGAAAGAGACCGTTAAGGCGGACGAGGAAAAGTTGAAATACTTTAGTGAATTAAAGGACTCCCTTAACAAGTCAATCCTGGTTGCCCAAGAAGCGGCTGACAAGGTAAAGAGCAATGCTAAGCGGGAAGCAGACATCATGGTCCGTGAAGCGCAGAAGCAAGCTACTGATATCGTTTCTGAAGCAAACGAAAAGTCCAACCAAGTTATTGACCACACGACTGAAGAAGCTCGGAAACTGACGACCGAAACCAATGATTTGAAGAAGCAGACCCGAATCTTCCGACAACGGTTACAGGTTATGCTTGAATCTCAGCTTGAGGTTGTTAAAAGTGATGAGTGGGACAAACTACTGGCGGATGATAATCCAGAACAATATGATGAAATTCAAAAGATGTTTGGAAATGACCTTGACAAGAATTCATCGGAAAGTGTAGAATCAACAGCAATTAGTTCCGCATCCCCAGCAGATGAGAACTTCGCTGACCAACCAGCTGTTGAGCCTGAATCATCTGCACCAACCGGCCCAGAGCCAGCAAAACAACCTGCGGCGAGTGAGCAGCCAGTTGTTCCCGCTGATTCAGGGGAAACGGTAGTTGTCTTCCCAGACAGCGACGAGGAAAAGAACTAG
- the ileS gene encoding isoleucine--tRNA ligase, whose translation MRVKDTLNLGRTKFPMRGKLPVTEAKREQLWEENKVYQLRQKLNEGKPTFVLHDGPPYANGNIHIGHAMNKISKDFIVRYKSMTGYRAPYVPGWDTHGLPIEHQLTKSGYDRKKMSTSEFRDLCRKYALEQVDKQRTDFKRLGVSGEWDHPYLTLDKEFEAAQVRVFGEFAKKGLLYQAKKPVYWSWSSESALAEAEVEYHDVVAKTAFFAEQVKDGKGILDDNAYLVVWTTTPWTVPASEAVAVNGKFDYSVVKPADDDRQFVIGTELLDGVAEKLGWKDYEVVKHLAGTDLDGMVTKHPYLDRDILVGTADYVTADAGTGLVHTAPGYGDDDYHFGLEHNLPIFAPINDQGVLTKENGADFDGVFYQDADDVSLKKLEENGALLLEEPLKHSYPFDWRTKKPIIFRATDQWFVSIDKMRQDILNALEDVEYKPSWGKVRLRNMIKDRGDWVISRQRVWGVPLPIFYAEDGTPIMEEETINHVADLFAKYGSNVWFDRDAKDLLPDGYTNEHSPHGKFTKETDIMDVWFDSGSSHQGVLAERDYLTYPADLYLEGSDQYRGWFNSSLITSVVCSGKAPYKGIVSQGFTLDKKGKKMSKSMGNVIDPNKVVKQMGAEIIRLWVMSADTSADVRVSMGTFQQISEAYRKLRNTFRFLLANTGDFKPAENTVSYEKMASVDQYMMVKLNHFLKKMRDYFDEYDFLDAYKLLINFVNNDLSAFYMNLAKDVLYIEPADSHARRSMQTVFYNILLTMVKLLTPILPHTTEEVWEYMDEPEQFAQLTEIPDARSFANETELLDKWEQFMEVRSHVLKGLEEARNDKQIGKSLEAAVDLYLDANQQKLVDSLNENVALLLGVSALHLHPFDEAPVDADKYEDGVAVKVSPATGETCARCRMVKADVGTDDAYPMLCARCAKIVRTNFPETVETGLEK comes from the coding sequence ATGCGGGTTAAAGATACGTTAAATCTTGGCCGGACTAAGTTCCCCATGCGGGGTAAGTTGCCGGTGACCGAAGCTAAGCGTGAACAGCTTTGGGAAGAAAATAAAGTTTACCAATTACGACAAAAATTGAATGAGGGGAAGCCAACCTTTGTGCTTCACGATGGCCCACCGTATGCCAATGGTAATATTCACATTGGCCACGCCATGAACAAAATTTCCAAGGATTTCATTGTTCGTTACAAGTCAATGACTGGCTATCGGGCACCCTATGTTCCTGGTTGGGATACTCACGGGCTGCCAATCGAACACCAACTGACTAAGTCCGGCTATGACCGTAAAAAAATGTCCACATCCGAATTCCGGGACCTATGTCGCAAGTACGCCTTAGAGCAGGTTGACAAGCAGCGGACCGACTTCAAACGACTGGGGGTTAGTGGCGAATGGGATCACCCGTACTTGACCCTGGATAAGGAATTTGAAGCTGCGCAGGTTCGGGTCTTCGGTGAGTTCGCCAAGAAGGGCTTACTCTACCAAGCTAAAAAACCCGTTTATTGGTCCTGGTCTTCAGAATCAGCACTGGCGGAAGCCGAAGTTGAATACCACGATGTTGTTGCTAAGACAGCCTTCTTTGCTGAGCAGGTAAAGGATGGTAAAGGCATTCTTGATGACAATGCCTACTTGGTAGTTTGGACGACGACGCCGTGGACCGTTCCCGCTTCTGAAGCCGTGGCGGTCAATGGCAAGTTTGACTACTCGGTTGTGAAGCCAGCTGATGATGACCGTCAATTTGTAATTGGCACTGAATTACTCGATGGCGTTGCTGAAAAGCTCGGCTGGAAGGACTATGAGGTTGTTAAACACCTTGCCGGAACAGATCTTGATGGCATGGTTACCAAGCATCCTTACCTCGACCGCGACATCCTGGTAGGGACGGCTGACTACGTTACTGCTGATGCTGGTACCGGTTTGGTTCACACGGCTCCTGGCTATGGTGACGATGACTACCACTTCGGCTTGGAACACAACTTACCAATCTTTGCCCCAATTAATGACCAAGGGGTCCTGACTAAGGAAAATGGCGCCGACTTTGATGGTGTCTTCTACCAGGATGCGGATGATGTTTCTTTGAAGAAACTGGAAGAAAATGGTGCCCTCCTGCTTGAAGAGCCATTGAAGCACTCCTACCCATTCGATTGGCGGACTAAGAAGCCAATCATCTTCCGGGCCACCGACCAGTGGTTTGTTTCCATTGACAAGATGCGTCAGGATATCCTGAACGCCCTGGAAGATGTTGAATACAAGCCATCCTGGGGGAAGGTTCGTCTCAGAAACATGATCAAGGATCGTGGCGACTGGGTAATTTCCCGGCAACGGGTTTGGGGTGTTCCATTGCCAATCTTCTACGCTGAAGATGGGACGCCAATCATGGAAGAAGAGACTATTAATCACGTTGCTGACTTGTTTGCCAAGTATGGCTCCAACGTCTGGTTTGACCGGGATGCTAAGGACTTGCTTCCAGATGGCTACACTAATGAACATTCACCACACGGTAAGTTTACTAAGGAAACGGACATCATGGATGTTTGGTTCGATTCCGGTTCTTCTCACCAGGGTGTTCTGGCAGAACGGGACTATCTGACCTACCCTGCTGACCTGTACCTGGAAGGTTCTGACCAGTACCGGGGTTGGTTCAACTCTAGTCTGATTACCAGCGTGGTTTGCTCTGGTAAGGCCCCTTATAAGGGCATTGTTTCCCAAGGCTTTACTCTTGATAAAAAGGGTAAGAAGATGTCAAAGTCAATGGGGAATGTTATTGACCCGAACAAGGTCGTCAAGCAGATGGGGGCCGAAATTATCCGTCTGTGGGTAATGTCTGCTGATACCTCTGCCGATGTCCGGGTTTCAATGGGAACCTTCCAGCAGATTTCCGAGGCTTACCGGAAGTTGCGGAATACCTTCCGCTTCCTGTTAGCCAACACGGGTGACTTTAAACCAGCAGAAAACACAGTCTCCTATGAGAAGATGGCCAGTGTCGACCAGTACATGATGGTCAAGCTGAACCACTTCTTGAAGAAAATGCGGGACTACTTTGACGAGTATGACTTCCTGGATGCCTACAAGTTGCTCATCAACTTCGTCAACAATGACCTTTCCGCCTTCTACATGAACCTGGCGAAGGACGTCCTGTACATTGAACCAGCCGATTCACACGCACGGCGGTCAATGCAGACGGTCTTCTACAACATCTTGCTGACGATGGTCAAGCTCTTGACACCAATTCTTCCCCACACCACTGAAGAGGTTTGGGAATACATGGACGAACCGGAACAGTTTGCCCAGCTGACGGAAATTCCTGATGCCCGGTCTTTTGCTAATGAGACTGAACTACTGGACAAGTGGGAACAGTTCATGGAGGTCCGTTCTCATGTCCTGAAGGGACTAGAAGAAGCCCGGAATGACAAGCAGATTGGTAAGTCCCTTGAAGCAGCGGTCGATCTTTACCTAGACGCCAACCAACAAAAGCTGGTTGATAGCTTAAACGAAAACGTTGCGCTCTTGCTTGGGGTCTCTGCCTTGCACCTGCACCCATTTGACGA